From Glycine soja cultivar W05 chromosome 4, ASM419377v2, whole genome shotgun sequence, the proteins below share one genomic window:
- the LOC114410467 gene encoding uncharacterized protein LOC114410467, which produces MGNENHYHHQFYYQKSTFLPMLCSRPSIKEVTLPRFRDPSASSGNDPLSPRISCMGQVKRNNKISGIPPSHRLTFTTKTDNTNRNTTSSPIVKYSKLKKLFSGKNFIISTPKTTTATTTFSSCRSRHQEVSDMPKNQKCLSNNVVFNKSIEEMDPPLPVVKRVCKLEEPKELDSLWKRRSGTDRPALKSLQLQQINHPRICVQPPTV; this is translated from the coding sequence ATGGGTAATGAAAACCATTACCACCATCAGTTTTACTATCAGAAAAGCACATTCCTTCCAATGCTTTGTTCAAGGCCTTCCATCAAAGAGGTGACTCTTCCTCGATTCAGAGACCCTTCTGCTTCTTCTGGCAACGACCCTTTGTCCCCAAGAATCAGTTGTATGGGTCAGGTCAAGAGAAACAACAAAATAAGCGGCATTCCACCCTCACATAGACTCACTTTCACAACCAAAACCGACAACACCAACAGAAACACTACCTCCTCCCCTATTGTCAAATACTCCAAGCTCAAAAAACTCTTCTCTGgcaagaactttattattaGCACCCCAAAAACCACCACAGCCACCACCACCTTCTCAAGCTGCAGATCAAGGCATCAAGAAGTTTCAGATATGCCCAAAAACCAAAAGTGTCTTAGCAACAATGTTGTTTTCAACAAAAGCATTGAGGAAATGGATCCTCCTTTGCCTGTGGTCAAAAGAGTGTGCAAATTGGAAGAACCAAAAGAATTGGATAGTCTCTGGAAAAGAAGATCAGGTACGGATAGGCCTGCACTCAAAAGTTTGCAGCTTCAACAGATTAACCATCCAAGGATTTGTGTTCAGCCTCCAACTGTTTGA